Proteins encoded together in one Planctomyces sp. SH-PL14 window:
- a CDS encoding Gfo/Idh/MocA family protein — protein sequence MTTSRRTFLKQSTSIAAASTLLGAGGARLFAAENSNIRVALVGCGGRGTGAATNALSVKEGGLKLVAMADVNPDKLKYSYDNLQKTFEGKDNIDVPAERKFIGFDGYKQAMDALKPGDIVILATPPGFRWVQYTYAIEKGLNVFMEKPVTVDAPTSARMLELNKKAKEKNLKVAVGLMVRHCRARQELHKRIQDGEIGDLVLLRGYRMAGPTATAAVPPRPQGDKSELLWQIANFHGFLWLSGGAVSDFLIHTIDEVCWMKNEWPVKAQAVGGRHYREDMVDQNFDSYAIEYTFKDGTKFYMEGRTVPGCYNEFASYAHGSKGVGVISTSGHVPGRCRIYDGHNLSKDKLKWAYPQPETNPYQLEWDDLVEAIKNDKPYNEVERGVMASAVTSLGRMAAHTGQEISLDDFLHGDHEFAPEIDKLTLTSDSPLMADPNGKYPIPLPGIIKNREYA from the coding sequence ATGACCACTTCGCGTCGCACGTTCCTCAAGCAATCCACGTCGATCGCCGCCGCCAGCACGCTGCTCGGCGCCGGCGGAGCCCGGCTGTTCGCGGCCGAGAACAGCAACATCCGGGTCGCCCTCGTCGGCTGCGGCGGACGCGGCACCGGGGCGGCGACCAACGCCCTCTCGGTCAAGGAGGGGGGCCTCAAGCTCGTCGCGATGGCGGACGTCAATCCCGACAAGCTGAAGTACAGCTACGACAACCTCCAGAAGACCTTCGAGGGGAAGGACAATATCGACGTCCCGGCCGAACGGAAGTTCATCGGCTTTGACGGCTACAAGCAGGCGATGGACGCCCTCAAGCCGGGGGACATCGTGATCCTCGCCACCCCGCCGGGCTTCCGCTGGGTCCAGTACACCTACGCCATCGAAAAGGGACTCAACGTCTTCATGGAGAAGCCGGTGACCGTCGACGCTCCGACGAGCGCCCGGATGCTGGAGCTGAACAAGAAGGCCAAGGAGAAGAACCTCAAGGTCGCCGTCGGCCTGATGGTCCGCCACTGCCGCGCCCGCCAGGAACTGCACAAGCGGATCCAGGACGGCGAGATCGGCGACCTGGTCCTGCTCCGCGGTTACCGCATGGCCGGCCCGACCGCCACCGCCGCGGTGCCGCCCCGTCCGCAGGGGGACAAGAGCGAGCTCCTGTGGCAGATCGCCAACTTCCACGGCTTCCTGTGGCTGAGCGGCGGCGCGGTGAGCGACTTCCTGATCCACACGATCGACGAAGTCTGCTGGATGAAGAACGAGTGGCCGGTGAAGGCCCAGGCGGTCGGCGGCCGGCACTACCGCGAGGACATGGTCGACCAGAACTTCGACTCCTACGCCATCGAGTACACGTTCAAGGACGGGACGAAGTTCTACATGGAAGGCCGGACCGTCCCGGGCTGCTACAACGAGTTCGCCAGCTACGCCCACGGCTCCAAGGGTGTCGGCGTGATCTCGACCTCCGGCCACGTGCCGGGCCGCTGCCGGATCTACGACGGCCACAACCTGTCGAAGGACAAGCTCAAGTGGGCTTACCCGCAGCCGGAGACGAACCCGTACCAGCTCGAGTGGGACGACCTCGTCGAAGCGATCAAGAACGACAAGCCCTACAACGAAGTCGAGCGGGGCGTGATGGCGAGCGCGGTGACGTCGCTGGGCCGCATGGCCGCCCACACCGGCCAGGAGATCTCGCTCGACGACTTCCTGCACGGCGACCATGAGTTCGCCCCGGAGATCGACAAGCTGACGCTGACCTCGGACTCGCCGCTGATGGCCGACCCGAACGGCAAGTATCCGATTCCGCTGCCGGGGATCATCAAGAACCGCGAGTACGCGTGA
- a CDS encoding RNA-binding S4 domain-containing protein, whose protein sequence is MTDEGAASGEPLRLDQFLKLSGVVDSGGHAKVLIQSGEVKVNGETETRRRRKLAGGETVELGGKRMTVPPQPL, encoded by the coding sequence GTGACGGACGAAGGCGCAGCATCGGGAGAGCCGCTTCGGCTCGATCAGTTCCTCAAGCTGTCCGGGGTGGTCGACAGCGGCGGCCACGCGAAGGTGCTGATCCAGAGCGGCGAGGTGAAGGTCAACGGAGAGACCGAGACCCGCCGGCGGCGAAAGTTGGCGGGAGGGGAGACGGTGGAGCTCGGTGGCAAGCGGATGACGGTCCCGCCGCAGCCGTTGTGA
- a CDS encoding ABC transporter ATP-binding protein — protein MIETRKLTKRYGNLIAANEINLSLKEGDVFGFIGPNGSGKTTTMRMIATLLQPDYGECYVCGESIYSDPAKIRRLVGYMPDLFGVYDDMTVIEYLEFFAATYRINGPSRRKVCEEKLELVDLSFKRDAMVNQLSRGQTQRAGLARTLLHDPQVLLLDEPASGLDPRARIEIRQLLKRLGEMKKTVIVSSHILPELADVCTRVGMIEKGIMVADGYVHEIMAQARRAICLDIEVTERPEAAAKLIEQHGEIESVTMKGQRIVVALKKDVLDYSFLPTLLLEAGFRLKMFREEEVNLETAFMELTKGKQQ, from the coding sequence GTGATCGAGACCCGAAAACTGACGAAGCGTTACGGCAACCTGATTGCCGCCAACGAGATCAACCTGAGCCTCAAGGAAGGGGACGTCTTCGGCTTCATCGGCCCCAACGGGTCGGGGAAGACGACGACGATGCGGATGATCGCCACGCTCCTCCAGCCGGACTATGGCGAGTGCTACGTCTGCGGGGAGTCGATCTACTCCGACCCCGCCAAGATCCGCCGGCTCGTCGGCTACATGCCCGACCTGTTCGGCGTGTACGACGATATGACGGTCATCGAGTACCTGGAGTTCTTTGCCGCCACCTACCGGATCAACGGACCGTCGCGGCGGAAGGTGTGCGAGGAGAAACTGGAGCTGGTCGACCTGTCGTTCAAGCGGGACGCCATGGTGAACCAGCTCTCCCGCGGACAGACGCAGCGGGCGGGGCTGGCCCGGACGCTGCTCCACGATCCGCAGGTGCTGCTGCTCGACGAACCGGCGAGCGGTCTCGACCCGCGGGCCCGGATCGAGATCCGTCAGCTGCTGAAGCGGCTGGGGGAGATGAAGAAGACCGTCATCGTTTCCAGCCACATTCTTCCCGAGCTGGCGGACGTCTGTACCCGCGTCGGGATGATCGAGAAGGGGATCATGGTCGCGGACGGCTATGTCCATGAGATCATGGCCCAGGCCCGCCGGGCGATCTGTCTCGACATCGAAGTGACCGAGCGGCCGGAAGCGGCGGCGAAGCTGATTGAGCAGCACGGCGAGATCGAGTCCGTGACGATGAAGGGGCAGCGGATTGTCGTGGCGCTCAAGAAGGACGTCCTTGACTACAGCTTCCTTCCGACGCTCCTTCTGGAAGCGGGCTTCCGCCTGAAGATGTTCCGCGAGGAAGAAGTGAACCTCGAAACCGCGTTCATGGAACTGACGAAGGGGAAGCAGCAGTAG
- a CDS encoding transaldolase family protein, with translation MTPLESLISSGTKLWLDSIDPDLVEENRKFGATGATSNPIIVADLVKTGRFDGEITRLINANLNDEEIAWKLTDKFVRDAQSVFAEVHRVTNGNDGYVSFELDPLLEDVDCPLTTEQRAEQYIELGKKWAAGHTNRMIKVPATPAGLAALEGLSAAGITLNVTLIFSSRQYHAAREAVWRGAQKRANPKTLKSVYSIFVSRIDVYTAKHAPTLSAEAQGLVGIVNAQRIWQDNQQWWKDKSLPLQQEMIFASTGTKDPKLPPDKYVAALAGSDIQTNPPATNAAVQKLEGKRYTKQVDKLPPASVLKDIDAKVDFEHLEKTLMEEGLQKFSDPQKALIKLIQGKRSTTETKVFTSPILDA, from the coding sequence ATGACGCCTCTTGAATCGCTCATTTCCAGCGGCACGAAGCTCTGGCTCGACAGCATCGACCCGGACCTCGTCGAGGAAAACCGGAAGTTCGGCGCGACGGGAGCGACGTCGAACCCGATCATCGTGGCGGACCTCGTCAAGACGGGCCGCTTCGATGGCGAGATCACCCGGTTGATCAACGCGAACCTCAACGATGAAGAGATCGCCTGGAAGCTGACGGACAAGTTCGTCCGGGACGCCCAGTCGGTCTTCGCGGAAGTCCACCGCGTCACGAACGGCAACGACGGCTACGTCAGCTTCGAACTCGATCCGCTGCTGGAAGACGTCGACTGCCCGCTCACGACGGAGCAGCGGGCGGAGCAGTACATCGAGCTCGGCAAGAAGTGGGCGGCGGGGCACACGAACCGGATGATCAAGGTTCCGGCGACCCCCGCCGGGCTGGCGGCCCTGGAAGGGCTCTCGGCGGCTGGGATCACGCTGAACGTGACGCTGATCTTCAGCTCGCGGCAGTACCACGCGGCCCGCGAGGCGGTGTGGCGCGGAGCCCAGAAGCGGGCGAACCCCAAGACGCTCAAGTCCGTCTACAGCATCTTCGTCAGCCGGATCGACGTCTACACGGCCAAGCACGCCCCGACGCTGAGTGCCGAGGCCCAGGGACTGGTCGGCATCGTCAACGCCCAGCGGATCTGGCAGGACAACCAGCAGTGGTGGAAGGACAAGAGCCTCCCGCTGCAGCAGGAGATGATCTTCGCCAGCACCGGGACGAAGGACCCCAAGCTCCCGCCGGACAAGTACGTCGCGGCTCTCGCCGGCTCCGACATCCAGACCAATCCCCCGGCGACGAACGCCGCCGTCCAGAAGCTGGAAGGGAAGCGGTACACGAAGCAGGTCGACAAGCTCCCGCCGGCGAGCGTCCTCAAGGACATCGACGCCAAGGTGGACTTCGAGCATCTGGAAAAGACCCTCATGGAAGAGGGGCTGCAGAAGTTCTCGGATCCGCAGAAGGCGCTGATCAAGCTGATTCAGGGGAAGCGGTCGACGACGGAGACGAAGGTCTTCACCAGTCCGATCCTGGACGCCTGA
- a CDS encoding formylglycine-generating enzyme family protein: protein MVALPTPLAPASGRHPLRWPAFFVLSFAGLVASASADGPARPIPLKLPNVDAQTQDEMKEYKEVLEHAGVNIEMVPIKGGKFLMGSSKTEEERKDDEGPQHDVEIAPFWMGKYELTWEAYDVWGEEIDILRRKFTKLQPSPRDAVADAVTRPTEPYTDMSFSMGKGKHPAICMTQHAARTYCKWLSAKTGRYYRLPTEAEWEYACRAGTTTAYSFGNDPDKLDDYAWQNSNSGGQYAKVGLKKPNPWGLYDMHGNVAEWVLDQYIPEFYAAAPQSGTVVQNPLAIPKTVYPRVVRGGGWDHEPADLRSAARMASAEEWSDQDPQNPRSIWYHTDALSVGFRVVRPLVEPSEEEKAAKWEKTEPEQKDPPE from the coding sequence ATGGTCGCGCTCCCCACCCCGCTCGCTCCCGCTTCCGGCCGGCACCCGCTTCGCTGGCCGGCGTTCTTCGTTCTGAGCTTCGCCGGTCTGGTCGCCTCGGCCTCCGCCGACGGCCCGGCCCGGCCCATTCCGCTCAAGCTTCCGAACGTGGACGCCCAGACTCAGGACGAGATGAAGGAGTACAAGGAGGTCCTGGAGCACGCCGGCGTCAACATCGAGATGGTCCCCATCAAGGGGGGCAAGTTCCTGATGGGGAGCTCGAAGACCGAAGAAGAGCGCAAGGACGACGAAGGCCCGCAGCACGACGTCGAGATCGCCCCGTTCTGGATGGGGAAGTACGAGCTGACCTGGGAAGCCTATGACGTGTGGGGCGAGGAGATCGACATCCTCCGCCGCAAGTTCACGAAGCTCCAGCCGTCCCCGCGCGACGCCGTGGCCGATGCGGTCACCCGTCCCACGGAGCCCTATACCGACATGAGCTTCAGCATGGGGAAGGGAAAGCATCCGGCGATCTGCATGACGCAGCACGCCGCCCGGACCTACTGCAAGTGGCTCTCCGCCAAGACCGGCCGCTACTACCGCCTGCCGACCGAGGCAGAATGGGAATACGCCTGCCGTGCCGGGACGACGACCGCCTACAGCTTCGGCAACGACCCGGACAAGCTCGACGACTACGCCTGGCAGAACAGCAACAGCGGCGGCCAGTACGCCAAGGTCGGCCTCAAAAAGCCGAACCCGTGGGGCCTCTACGACATGCACGGCAACGTCGCCGAATGGGTCCTCGACCAGTACATCCCCGAGTTCTATGCCGCCGCGCCGCAGTCCGGCACGGTCGTCCAGAATCCACTGGCGATTCCCAAGACCGTCTATCCCCGCGTCGTCCGCGGCGGCGGCTGGGACCATGAGCCGGCCGATCTCCGCAGCGCCGCCCGCATGGCCTCGGCTGAGGAGTGGAGCGATCAGGATCCGCAGAACCCCCGCAGCATCTGGTACCACACCGACGCCCTGAGTGTCGGCTTCCGCGTCGTCCGCCCGCTGGTCGAGCCTTCCGAAGAGGAGAAGGCGGCCAAGTGGGAGAAGACCGAGCCGGAACAGAAGGATCCGCCGGAGTAG